In Deltaproteobacteria bacterium, a single window of DNA contains:
- a CDS encoding ferrous iron transporter B yields MSPKNENPSPKDVYIVVGRSNTGKTTLTRRLAGFKGITEEKFQETHVFLEHGKFEGTDASLINTPGNNFTFTDNEDELIIRKLFLQNNVKGILFVADAKSLAKSLALFFYYQEFGVPILLNLNMTDEASIRGLVIDTYRLAKLLGVTVNSTVAIESSGISPIKNITKSELPIGKPIRYTESIETYLNEFEKLTLSRLKYRRLLALAALTGDSAASEYIVQECGETVGQSVHQLVAKTRQILGAKNIPNLLTNIYHSEAEQIARQVVTLSTDIKIPFMDRLGVYSTRLATGIPIALLVFTGLYFFVGRFGAQFLVDLLEKKLFGQIINPYMTVVFSHIPSPFVQEMFMGKYGILSTGITLAFGIVFPVLLTFYFALGVLESSGYLARLTILFERFFKKLGMTGKGIIPLLLGFSCITMAIITTRILDGRKEKIIASVLLVLGIPCAPLLGVALVLLSKMTGLAYVLFFGIIFLQVCLAGLALNQLIKSPASVFLFEVPSMRLPHLRSLISGATRRTYGFLVEAVPIFILSMFSIFIIDKLGGIVLLGRILKPLLVGFIGLPVESVTVFLMSMIRRESGIAMLSQYADLQLFTHVQILINLILLSFCVPCINAMITLIKERGLKLALCVLAFTIPYAVLLGGFLNWVLTKLNVTL; encoded by the coding sequence ATGTCCCCCAAAAACGAAAATCCGAGCCCTAAGGATGTTTACATCGTGGTCGGCAGAAGCAATACGGGCAAAACAACCCTCACGAGACGACTTGCCGGATTTAAAGGAATTACAGAAGAAAAATTCCAGGAGACCCATGTCTTTCTGGAACATGGCAAGTTTGAAGGAACCGATGCCTCACTCATTAATACTCCCGGCAACAATTTCACCTTTACCGACAATGAAGATGAACTCATCATCCGCAAGCTTTTCCTGCAGAACAATGTGAAGGGAATCCTTTTTGTCGCCGATGCAAAATCGCTGGCGAAATCTCTCGCGTTGTTTTTTTATTACCAGGAATTTGGTGTTCCGATCCTGTTGAATCTGAACATGACTGACGAAGCCTCCATCCGAGGACTGGTGATTGATACGTACAGGTTAGCCAAGCTCTTGGGAGTTACGGTCAATTCTACGGTAGCGATCGAATCCTCTGGCATTTCGCCTATCAAAAATATCACGAAGAGTGAATTGCCTATCGGTAAGCCCATTCGTTACACAGAATCGATCGAGACCTATCTCAATGAGTTCGAAAAGTTGACGCTTTCCCGGCTCAAGTATCGCCGTCTGCTGGCTTTGGCAGCCCTGACCGGTGATTCGGCGGCCTCTGAGTATATCGTACAGGAATGTGGAGAGACTGTCGGGCAAAGTGTTCATCAGCTCGTTGCTAAAACCCGTCAAATATTAGGCGCAAAAAATATCCCGAACCTCTTGACGAATATCTACCATTCTGAGGCTGAGCAGATTGCTCGGCAGGTCGTGACGCTGTCTACCGATATCAAGATTCCCTTCATGGATCGCTTGGGAGTTTACAGTACGAGGCTTGCTACAGGCATTCCGATTGCTCTTCTGGTTTTCACGGGGCTCTATTTTTTTGTGGGGCGGTTTGGAGCCCAGTTTTTGGTGGATCTTTTAGAAAAAAAACTTTTTGGGCAGATCATTAATCCGTATATGACTGTGGTCTTTTCGCATATTCCTTCTCCCTTTGTTCAGGAAATGTTCATGGGGAAATACGGCATCCTCAGCACCGGGATTACACTGGCGTTTGGTATTGTTTTTCCGGTCTTGCTGACATTTTATTTTGCCTTGGGGGTTCTGGAATCGTCCGGATATCTTGCCCGTCTCACCATTCTTTTTGAACGTTTTTTTAAGAAACTGGGGATGACGGGGAAGGGGATCATTCCGCTGTTGCTGGGTTTTTCCTGTATCACGATGGCCATCATCACGACGAGAATCTTAGATGGGCGTAAAGAGAAGATCATCGCCAGTGTGCTGCTGGTCCTGGGAATCCCGTGTGCTCCGCTCCTGGGTGTTGCCCTGGTGTTGTTGTCAAAAATGACAGGGCTGGCTTATGTGCTTTTTTTTGGGATTATTTTTCTGCAAGTGTGTCTGGCGGGTCTTGCGTTGAATCAATTGATCAAAAGTCCAGCCTCTGTTTTCTTGTTTGAAGTGCCCTCCATGCGGCTTCCCCATCTAAGATCGTTGATCTCTGGGGCGACCAGAAGGACCTATGGCTTTTTGGTCGAGGCGGTTCCCATTTTTATTTTGTCCATGTTCAGCATCTTTATCATCGATAAATTGGGGGGCATTGTTCTGCTCGGCCGGATTCTAAAACCCCTTCTGGTCGGTTTTATCGGACTCCCGGTGGAAAGCGTCACCGTCTTTCTCATGTCCATGATCCGGCGGGAAAGTGGCATTGCGATGTTGTCGCAATATGCCGATCTGCAACTCTTTACCCATGTTCAAATATTAATTAACCTGATACTGCTCAGTTTTTGTGTCCCTTGCATCAATGCCATGATCACACTCATCAAAGAGAGGGGACTCAAGTTGGCCCTGTGTGTTCTGGCCTTTACCATTCCCTATGCGGTCCTGCTGGGTGGATTTTTGAACTGGGTACTGACAAAACTGAACGTGACGCTGTGA
- a CDS encoding cation transporter produces the protein MYKSLIRQAVFLAWFTILYNLVEGTVSIAFGAGEDSVSLFGFGIDSLIEVASAFLVLLRLRGESEQSIRLSVDRERRISLTMGILFLLLALVTITGSSFQLFQKGHPSTTLPGMIISLLSLSFMFALWISKRKLARLLNSAALLNDSQCSLACIKLSLVLLIGSLLFWIFPALWWADSIAAIVIAALIACEGMNMIRSARSPEFSGGCGCC, from the coding sequence ATGTACAAATCTCTTATCCGACAAGCTGTTTTTCTTGCGTGGTTTACAATCCTTTACAATCTTGTGGAAGGAACGGTTTCGATTGCCTTCGGAGCTGGTGAGGATTCCGTGTCACTCTTCGGCTTTGGCATTGACAGTCTCATTGAAGTCGCTTCGGCCTTCCTGGTACTCCTGAGGCTGCGCGGTGAGAGCGAGCAATCCATTCGGCTGTCTGTGGACAGAGAGAGAAGAATAAGCCTGACAATGGGTATACTTTTTCTGCTGCTGGCTCTGGTGACAATTACGGGATCGTCCTTTCAACTTTTCCAGAAGGGCCATCCCTCCACCACCTTACCGGGCATGATCATTTCACTCCTGAGCCTATCGTTCATGTTCGCCCTCTGGATCTCCAAGCGAAAACTGGCTCGTCTACTCAATAGCGCCGCGCTCCTGAATGACTCTCAATGCTCACTGGCCTGCATTAAACTCTCCCTGGTACTCCTGATCGGCAGCCTGCTCTTCTGGATCTTTCCTGCACTGTGGTGGGCTGACAGTATCGCTGCAATTGTGATTGCAGCCTTGATTGCCTGCGAGGGCATGAACATGATTCGATCTGCACGCAGCCCAGAGTTTTCAGGCGGATGCGGGTGTTGCTAG
- a CDS encoding U32 family peptidase C-terminal domain-containing protein, which yields MMKNPELLVPAGNLEKLKFAFAYGADAVYAGIPQFSLRARENGFRDESILEGAEYAHQLNKKFYLTANILGHNRKIDLFTKKVDEMMQAKPDALIMADPGLIHLVKEKHPEIPVHLSVQANVMNWAAVKFWHKMGVARIILSRELSIDDIKFIKDKVPEMELEAFVHGAICIAHSGRCLLSNYFGHRDANQGLCTNSCRWPYKLYATPADYYLEEKERPGEFMRIDEDEHGTYIMNARDLMAIEHLKEMWEAGLDSFKVEGRTKSVYYLSVTTKAYRQAIDDMLAGKAFNPDLLKELHKIHNRGYTPGFLVGKKDSSLQRYESGVTDIFTQEFGGMILESKPGRLLVSPKNKLSVGDKLEVMSPEKNFNFTIEAIQSETGEALESLHGGSFPGWLLGDIPQVGEYSIISKGVL from the coding sequence ATAATGAAAAACCCTGAGCTCCTTGTCCCTGCGGGGAATCTTGAAAAACTTAAATTTGCTTTCGCCTATGGGGCCGATGCAGTTTATGCGGGGATCCCCCAGTTTTCACTACGCGCACGTGAGAACGGTTTTCGGGACGAATCCATTCTTGAGGGAGCGGAATACGCGCACCAACTGAATAAGAAATTTTATCTCACTGCGAATATCTTGGGTCACAATCGCAAGATAGATCTCTTCACCAAAAAAGTAGACGAAATGATGCAGGCCAAACCCGATGCGCTCATCATGGCAGATCCAGGACTGATCCATCTCGTCAAAGAAAAACACCCGGAAATACCCGTCCACCTTTCGGTTCAGGCTAACGTGATGAATTGGGCTGCCGTGAAATTTTGGCATAAAATGGGAGTAGCCCGCATCATTCTTTCACGCGAACTTTCCATCGACGATATTAAATTTATTAAAGATAAAGTCCCCGAAATGGAACTGGAAGCCTTTGTGCACGGGGCCATTTGCATTGCCCATTCCGGCCGCTGCCTGCTTTCCAATTATTTCGGACACCGCGATGCCAATCAAGGTCTCTGCACCAACTCCTGCCGTTGGCCCTATAAACTGTATGCAACGCCCGCAGATTATTATCTCGAAGAAAAAGAACGTCCTGGTGAATTCATGCGCATTGATGAAGATGAGCATGGCACCTATATTATGAATGCCCGCGATTTGATGGCCATCGAGCATCTGAAAGAAATGTGGGAGGCAGGTTTGGATTCTTTCAAAGTCGAAGGCAGAACCAAATCAGTTTATTATTTGTCGGTCACCACTAAAGCCTACCGTCAAGCCATTGACGACATGCTCGCCGGCAAAGCCTTTAATCCAGACCTTTTAAAAGAACTCCACAAAATCCACAACCGTGGTTACACGCCCGGATTTTTAGTGGGGAAAAAGGACAGTTCTCTTCAACGTTATGAAAGCGGTGTAACGGATATTTTTACCCAGGAATTTGGTGGGATGATTTTAGAAAGTAAGCCAGGGCGTTTGCTTGTGAGCCCCAAAAACAAATTGAGTGTAGGCGATAAACTGGAAGTGATGAGCCCTGAAAAAAATTTCAATTTTACGATTGAAGCAATCCAGAGTGAAACAGGAGAGGCTTTGGAATCTCTGCATGGCGGCAGTTTCCCGGGTTGGCTGCTGGGGGATATTCCGCAGGTGGGGGAGTATTCGATTATTTCGAAGGGGGTCTTATGA
- a CDS encoding metal-dependent transcriptional regulator, giving the protein MSIETDEILESIYEASEKNDNRIDTVRSLCKVPLTPELLGDLAKNELVHARDDDLSLTTAGRAAAEKIVRRKRLAQVLLYHVLKIKDLRLHEIACEFEHVVFPEIEESICTMMGHPLECPFGTKIPPGDCCKRMQSEVRQVVKSLSDMNAGEMGRIAYIRTFNQVNQHKFCSMGLRPGVVLELHQKYPAIIVRIDHTEIAMDETVGQEIYVWPTT; this is encoded by the coding sequence ATGAGTATTGAAACTGACGAAATTTTAGAATCGATTTACGAGGCTTCTGAAAAAAATGATAATCGGATCGATACGGTTCGAAGTTTATGCAAGGTTCCGTTGACTCCAGAACTGCTCGGAGATCTGGCCAAAAACGAACTCGTTCATGCCCGCGATGACGATTTGTCCCTGACTACAGCAGGACGTGCAGCCGCTGAGAAAATCGTCCGAAGAAAGAGACTTGCACAGGTTCTTCTGTATCACGTATTGAAAATCAAAGACCTTCGCTTGCACGAAATCGCGTGTGAGTTTGAGCACGTGGTTTTTCCAGAAATTGAAGAAAGTATCTGCACCATGATGGGACATCCGTTGGAATGCCCCTTTGGCACCAAGATTCCTCCGGGTGATTGTTGCAAGCGCATGCAGTCCGAAGTCCGGCAGGTGGTGAAATCACTGAGTGACATGAATGCTGGAGAAATGGGGAGGATCGCCTATATTCGGACCTTCAACCAGGTGAACCAGCACAAATTCTGCTCGATGGGATTACGCCCCGGCGTCGTCCTGGAGCTGCACCAAAAATATCCCGCCATCATCGTCCGTATCGATCACACCGAAATCGCGATGGATGAAACCGTGGGCCAGGAAATCTACGTCTGGCCGACGACCTAG
- a CDS encoding metal-dependent transcriptional regulator: MKPTPLTSSLEDYLETIYLLIREKKVARVRDISLARDVNSSSVSPALKRLDELGLIQHTQREYIELTPQGEIEAIRIFSRHRLLVHLFQNVFNMPESTAKTDACAMEHSLSSEGMDRLERFIEFTKNDPEGMRLMASFQRFATAKEKETGNSSREKMKMTIAGLKQGEQAKVVEIRGEGAIRQRLLDMGIMPDTLIGVERRAPVGDPIWIKLQGGQLSLRRKEAEAVVVLKERSEA; the protein is encoded by the coding sequence ATGAAACCGACCCCATTAACCAGTTCTCTCGAAGATTATCTCGAAACCATCTACCTTTTGATACGAGAGAAAAAGGTGGCGCGCGTCAGAGATATCTCCCTGGCGCGCGATGTCAATTCTTCATCCGTGTCGCCGGCGCTCAAGCGACTGGATGAACTGGGTCTGATCCAGCATACGCAGCGGGAATATATCGAACTCACTCCCCAAGGCGAGATCGAAGCCATCCGGATCTTTTCGCGGCATCGCTTGCTGGTGCATCTCTTCCAAAATGTTTTCAACATGCCCGAATCCACCGCCAAAACTGATGCGTGCGCCATGGAGCATTCTCTTTCAAGTGAAGGGATGGATCGCCTGGAAAGATTTATTGAATTCACCAAAAATGATCCTGAGGGCATGCGATTGATGGCGAGTTTTCAGCGCTTTGCTACAGCAAAGGAGAAGGAAACTGGCAACTCGTCTCGTGAAAAAATGAAAATGACCATCGCCGGATTGAAACAGGGTGAGCAGGCAAAGGTTGTTGAGATCCGTGGAGAAGGTGCAATCCGGCAGCGCTTGCTGGATATGGGCATTATGCCAGATACCCTCATTGGTGTCGAGCGACGGGCGCCTGTCGGAGACCCGATCTGGATCAAACTGCAGGGAGGCCAGCTTTCGCTACGGCGTAAAGAAGCTGAAGCGGTCGTTGTATTGAAAGAACGGAGTGAAGCATGA